A window of Exiguobacterium sp. FSL W8-0210 contains these coding sequences:
- the trpA gene encoding tryptophan synthase subunit alpha has product MRLETAIRTVTSKGEKAFIPYVMGGDGGIDQLPEILSFLAESGATAIEVGVPFSDPVADGPVIQEAGLRALEANVGLKDVLEAVRVARQTVDVPVVLMTYLNPIFRYGLTVFLATCREVGVDGLIIPDLPLEQSEQFFEQEDKSDIALVQLVSLTSPMERIQKIADKSEGFLYAVTVNGTTGGQTTFDTALEDHLANVAANSPVPVLAGFGISTPEHVKQLSRPVSGVIVGSKIVDLLHQNDRETIQQLMAARLAATPSH; this is encoded by the coding sequence ATGCGATTAGAAACAGCCATTCGTACCGTTACGAGCAAAGGGGAGAAAGCCTTCATTCCGTACGTCATGGGGGGAGACGGAGGGATTGATCAACTCCCGGAAATCCTGTCGTTTCTCGCTGAATCCGGAGCGACAGCGATTGAAGTCGGTGTTCCGTTTTCGGATCCTGTCGCTGACGGTCCAGTCATTCAAGAAGCGGGACTTCGCGCACTAGAAGCGAACGTCGGACTGAAGGATGTCCTCGAGGCAGTTCGCGTTGCTCGTCAGACCGTCGATGTTCCTGTCGTCTTGATGACGTACTTAAATCCGATTTTCCGCTACGGATTAACGGTGTTTCTAGCGACATGTCGCGAAGTCGGGGTCGACGGACTGATTATTCCTGATTTGCCGCTTGAGCAGAGCGAACAGTTCTTCGAGCAAGAGGACAAATCGGACATCGCGCTCGTCCAGCTCGTCTCCTTGACGAGTCCGATGGAGCGGATTCAAAAGATTGCCGATAAAAGTGAAGGATTCCTCTATGCGGTCACGGTCAACGGAACGACAGGTGGACAGACGACGTTTGATACGGCGCTTGAAGACCACTTAGCGAACGTCGCAGCAAACAGTCCAGTACCTGTACTTGCCGGGTTCGGGATCAGTACACCGGAACACGTCAAACAATTGAGCCGCCCAGTCTCGGGGGTCATCGTCGGCAGTAAAATCGTCGATTTACTGCACCAGAACGATCGAGAAACAATTCAACAGTTGATGGCAGCACGTCTTGCGGCGACGCCGTCGCATTAA
- a CDS encoding GNAT family N-acetyltransferase — MAVRMYRVLLPKYSNKIDDWSDCLMIRTSRTSDLPALLALTAETFLHHQRLSPHFHPDVTTPYTLESLSQMVEAEQQLCLTALDGETLVGYLFGKWTAPASDRFTPVRILNITDVGVTSSHRSFGIGRQLMQAAEELALERKVDAVRLNVWAVNDRAATFYEELGFEPLYTNLQKSLVQQ, encoded by the coding sequence GTGGCAGTCCGTATGTATCGGGTCTTGTTGCCGAAGTACTCAAACAAAATCGATGATTGGAGTGATTGCTTGATGATCCGCACGAGCCGTACTTCAGACCTCCCTGCCCTGCTTGCACTGACGGCAGAGACCTTCTTGCACCATCAACGATTATCGCCTCACTTTCATCCAGATGTAACGACACCGTACACGCTGGAGTCTTTAAGTCAGATGGTGGAAGCAGAACAACAACTCTGTCTGACAGCGCTTGACGGAGAAACACTCGTTGGTTACTTGTTCGGCAAGTGGACTGCGCCAGCATCCGATCGATTTACACCAGTCCGGATCTTGAACATCACCGACGTCGGTGTCACCTCATCCCATCGTTCATTCGGAATTGGTCGCCAGTTAATGCAGGCTGCAGAAGAACTCGCACTCGAGCGAAAGGTCGATGCTGTTCGCTTAAACGTTTGGGCGGTCAACGACCGTGCCGCCACGTTTTATGAGGAACTTGGATTTGAACCGCTGTATACCAACTTGCAGAAGTCGCTCGTTCAACAGTGA
- the trpB gene encoding tryptophan synthase subunit beta: MSYAQPDTLGQYGKYGGRYIPETLMHAVIELEEAYATVIEDPAFQARMDELLKEYVGRETPLYFAEHLTQTIGGAKIYLKREDLNHTGAHKINNTIGQALLAERMGKRKIVAETGAGQHGVATATVCALLDLECVIFMGEEDVRRQELNVFRMELLGATVIPVTQGSRTLKDAVNEALRYWVKHVEDTHYLMGSVLGPHPFPQLVRDFQAVIGKETRRQIIEKEGRLPEAIVACVGGGSNAIGMFHPFIDDTDVKLYGIEAAGSGIDTEKHAATMTKGEVGVLHGSMMYLLQDAHGQVQEAHSISAGLDYPGVGPEHSLLKDIGRVQYEAVTDEQALEALQLLSRKEGIIPALESAHAIAYATQLAAEMDKEEILVICLSGRGDKDVVTVRNALKGEA; encoded by the coding sequence ATGAGCTACGCACAACCAGATACACTCGGACAATACGGTAAATACGGAGGACGCTACATCCCGGAAACATTGATGCACGCGGTGATCGAACTCGAAGAAGCTTACGCAACGGTAATAGAAGATCCAGCGTTTCAAGCGCGGATGGACGAATTATTGAAAGAATACGTCGGACGTGAAACACCACTTTATTTTGCCGAACATTTGACGCAAACGATCGGTGGCGCAAAGATCTATTTGAAACGAGAAGACTTGAACCATACCGGTGCACATAAAATCAACAATACGATCGGTCAAGCGTTACTGGCTGAACGGATGGGGAAACGAAAAATCGTTGCTGAGACAGGGGCAGGACAACACGGTGTCGCGACAGCGACGGTCTGTGCCTTACTCGATCTCGAATGTGTCATCTTCATGGGAGAAGAGGACGTCCGTCGTCAAGAATTGAACGTCTTCCGGATGGAGTTACTTGGAGCAACCGTCATCCCAGTCACACAAGGCAGTCGGACACTCAAAGATGCCGTCAATGAAGCACTCCGCTACTGGGTCAAACATGTCGAAGACACGCATTACTTGATGGGTTCTGTTCTCGGACCACACCCATTCCCGCAACTCGTCCGTGATTTCCAAGCAGTCATCGGAAAAGAGACACGACGCCAAATCATCGAAAAAGAGGGGCGTCTACCAGAGGCGATCGTCGCTTGTGTCGGCGGCGGTAGTAATGCGATCGGGATGTTCCACCCGTTCATCGATGATACAGATGTAAAATTGTATGGCATTGAAGCGGCGGGCAGCGGAATCGACACAGAGAAACACGCAGCGACGATGACAAAAGGAGAGGTCGGTGTCTTGCACGGCTCGATGATGTATCTCTTACAGGATGCACACGGTCAAGTACAAGAAGCGCATTCGATCTCAGCTGGACTCGATTACCCGGGTGTCGGACCGGAGCATAGCTTGCTAAAAGATATCGGTCGTGTCCAATATGAAGCGGTGACCGATGAACAAGCACTGGAAGCACTCCAGTTGTTGAGCCGCAAGGAGGGAATCATCCCGGCACTTGAGTCGGCACACGCGATTGCCTACGCGACTCAACTCGCGGCAGAGATGGACAAGGAAGAGATTCTCGTCATCTGCTTATCAGGACGGGGCGATAAAGACGTCGTCACTGTCAGAAACGCACTAAAGGGGGAAGCGTGA